Genomic window (Agrobacterium larrymoorei):
CACGGTCTTTGCCTTCAACGCGCTGGGCGATGGTCTGCGCGATGCCATCGATCCCTATTGAGCCGAGAAAGAGATCACGATGACACAAAATCTCATCCCTGAACTTCGTCTCGATGCAGCGCTTCATACCGACGAACCGCTTCTCGATGTTCGCCACGCCGGCGTCAACTTCAAAACCGAGCATGGCGAAGTCGCGGCCGTGCAAGACATCTCCTTTCAGCTTTACCGCGGTGAGACGATTGCCATCGTCGGCGAATCCGGCTCGGGGAAATCGGTCACGGCGCGTCTGGTCATGGGGCTCTTGTCCAAGCGCGCCACCGTCAGTCCAAATACGCGGGTAAAATTTCGCGGCGAAGACATTCTGAAATATTCGCGCGAGAAACGGCGTCTGCTGCGCGGCAGCCGGATTTCGATGATCTTCCAGGAGCCGATGAGTTCGCTCAATCCGCTTTACTCTGTTGGCACGCAGATTGCAGAAGCCATCCGGGCGCATCGTCGGGTCAGCAAGTCGGAGGCACGCAAACAGGCCATCGCACTTCTGGCCGAAGTGCGCATCCCTGATCCGGAACTCAGGATCGATCAGTATCCGCACCAGCTCTCCGGCGGTCAGCGCCAGCGTGTGATGATTGCCATGGCGCTTGCCAACAATCCGGACCTGCTGATTGCCGATGAGCCGACGACCGCGCTCGATGTGACCGTGCAGGCGCAGATCCTTAATCTGCTGCGCGATTTGCAGCGCAAGCACGGCATGGCCGTCGTCCTCATCACGCATGATCTGACGGTGGTGCGGCGGTTCTCCGACTATGTCTATGTGATGCAGAAGGGTCTGCTGCAGGAACACAATACCACTGCCGCACTTTTCGAGGCGCCACAGCATCCTTATACCCGCCATCTTCTCGGCTCAGAGCCGCGGGGTCGTGCCAAGCCACTGTCGGACAACCAACCCATTCTGCTCGAAGGCAAGAATGTTCGCGTGTCGTTCGGCCTGCGTAGCGGCGGTTTTTTCCGTCCGGTGTTCCACGACCTCGTTGCGGTGGACGGCCTGTCGCTCGAACTCAGGCGGCATGAAACGCTGGGGCTCGTCGGCGAATCCGGATCGGGCAAGACCA
Coding sequences:
- a CDS encoding ABC transporter ATP-binding protein, which translates into the protein MTQNLIPELRLDAALHTDEPLLDVRHAGVNFKTEHGEVAAVQDISFQLYRGETIAIVGESGSGKSVTARLVMGLLSKRATVSPNTRVKFRGEDILKYSREKRRLLRGSRISMIFQEPMSSLNPLYSVGTQIAEAIRAHRRVSKSEARKQAIALLAEVRIPDPELRIDQYPHQLSGGQRQRVMIAMALANNPDLLIADEPTTALDVTVQAQILNLLRDLQRKHGMAVVLITHDLTVVRRFSDYVYVMQKGLLQEHNTTAALFEAPQHPYTRHLLGSEPRGRAKPLSDNQPILLEGKNVRVSFGLRSGGFFRPVFHDLVAVDGLSLELRRHETLGLVGESGSGKTTFGQVLTRLIGNEGGEIVFDKQPIHNKDRDAMRPLRSRMQVVFQDPFSSLNPRMTVGQIIGEGLVVNNIGANSAERLDRVRAALRDAGLPDNVTNRFPHEFSGGQRQRIAIARAIALEPEFLLLDEPTSALDLSVQAQIIDLLRKLQDEKGLSYLFISHDLKVVRALCHRVIVMQRGHIVEQGSVEEVLSNPKTEYTQRLVRAAFEIA